The nucleotide window CGGCCGGCGTCGATGATTGTGCGTACGGCTGCTCGTTTTAAGTCAGATTTTTTTATCGAAAAGGACGGATACGAAATCAACGGCAAGAGTATCATTGGGGTAATGACTCTGGCAGCAGAACCCGGTGCCCGGTTACGGCTTATCTTTGATGGAGAGGACGAGGAAGAGGCGGCAAAGGCCATCGTCGCACTGTTCGAACAGGGCTTCGGGGAAATAGACTAAGCAGGAGGCCAGCATGGAGCAGCGGCAGATCCAGGCGGAAGCGCAGGAACGCGTTTTTGTCGGTATCCCGGCGGCTCCAGGCATTGCCATCGGGCCCGCGTATCTGTTCAACAAACGTGAAGTGGTGGTCGAAGCGCGTAGCATTGCTGAGGCAGAGGTGGCGGCTGAGCTGGAGCGGTTTGAGCAGGCTGTACAGCGCGCTGAACGAGATCTGGACAAGATCAGCTC belongs to Rhodothermus sp. and includes:
- a CDS encoding HPr family phosphocarrier protein translates to MIVREVVVKNKSGLHTRPASMIVRTAARFKSDFFIEKDGYEINGKSIIGVMTLAAEPGARLRLIFDGEDEEEAAKAIVALFEQGFGEID
- a CDS encoding phosphoenolpyruvate-utilizing N-terminal domain-containing protein — protein: MEQRQIQAEAQERVFVGIPAAPGIAIGPAYLFNKREVVVEARSIAEAEVAAELERFEQAVQRAERDLDKISS